One Nesterenkonia populi DNA window includes the following coding sequences:
- a CDS encoding 50S ribosomal protein bL37, which yields MSKRGRKRRDRRKKNANNGKRPNT from the coding sequence ATGAGCAAGCGCGGACGTAAGCGCCGGGACCGCCGCAAGAAGAACGCCAACAACGGCAAGCGGCCGAACACCTGA
- the aroA gene encoding 3-phosphoshikimate 1-carboxyvinyltransferase gives MSSPVSAPVPWSAPRTGAPVCGQVSVPASKSLTNRFLLLAGLGTGPATVVNPLRSRDSELMLSALQALGAEVEWLPDAEGEEAVQVSPIMVGADDAGAPLEVHCGLAGTVMRFVPAAAALTGRSVRFDGDPEALVRPMGAVLDGLRALGAEIEEHGEPGFLPFTVRSPAGEITGGEVTIDASSSSQFVSGLLLAAPRFREGLTLHHSGTQVPSLEHVEMTLKALEELGVVVSSPSPYAWRVEPGAIPPFTARMEPDLSNAGPFLCAAAVSGGEVSMPGWPLESTQIGRRWPQLLRDFGCRAELTPTSETTGTLTVRGPETLVSPGVVDGTAELTPTVAALAAAAEGETKFTSVQHLRGHETDRIAALVAEIRRLGGAAQETADGFRVTSPVRHGGLVHAYADHRMATFGAVLGLVVDGVQVDDIAATSKTMPDFPDRWTALIS, from the coding sequence TTGAGCTCACCCGTTTCTGCACCGGTGCCCTGGTCCGCCCCACGGACCGGGGCACCGGTGTGTGGGCAGGTCTCTGTCCCGGCGTCGAAGTCGCTGACCAACCGGTTTCTGCTGCTCGCCGGCCTGGGCACTGGACCGGCCACTGTGGTGAACCCGCTGCGCTCACGGGATTCGGAGCTGATGCTCTCGGCGCTGCAGGCACTGGGCGCCGAGGTCGAATGGCTACCGGATGCTGAGGGCGAGGAGGCCGTTCAGGTCTCTCCCATCATGGTGGGGGCAGACGACGCCGGGGCTCCGCTTGAGGTGCACTGCGGCCTGGCGGGCACGGTGATGCGTTTCGTTCCGGCCGCAGCGGCGCTGACGGGCCGATCAGTGCGGTTCGACGGGGATCCGGAGGCTCTCGTCCGCCCGATGGGCGCAGTGCTCGACGGCCTGCGCGCCCTCGGCGCGGAGATCGAGGAGCACGGTGAGCCGGGGTTCCTGCCGTTCACCGTGCGCTCCCCCGCTGGTGAGATCACCGGAGGGGAGGTGACGATTGACGCCTCTTCCTCCAGCCAGTTCGTCTCCGGCCTGCTGCTGGCGGCCCCTCGCTTCCGCGAGGGCCTGACTCTGCACCATTCCGGCACCCAGGTTCCCTCCCTGGAGCACGTGGAGATGACGCTGAAGGCTCTCGAGGAGCTGGGGGTCGTCGTATCCTCTCCCTCCCCATACGCCTGGCGGGTGGAGCCGGGGGCGATCCCGCCGTTCACCGCCCGGATGGAGCCGGACCTCTCGAACGCTGGCCCGTTCCTCTGCGCGGCGGCGGTGTCCGGCGGCGAGGTCTCGATGCCGGGCTGGCCGCTGGAGTCCACCCAGATCGGTCGCCGCTGGCCGCAGCTGCTGCGAGACTTCGGCTGCCGTGCCGAACTGACCCCCACCTCGGAGACAACCGGCACGCTGACCGTCCGCGGCCCTGAGACGCTGGTCTCCCCCGGCGTCGTCGACGGCACCGCGGAGCTGACTCCCACGGTGGCGGCGCTGGCAGCCGCCGCGGAGGGCGAGACGAAGTTCACCTCCGTCCAGCACCTTCGCGGCCATGAGACGGACCGGATCGCCGCTCTGGTCGCTGAGATCCGTCGGCTGGGCGGCGCGGCCCAGGAGACGGCCGACGGGTTCCGGGTCACCTCCCCGGTGCGGCATGGGGGCCTGGTGCACGCCTACGCAGACCACCGGATGGCGACCTTCGGAGCGGTGCTCGGCCTGGTGGTGGACGGCGTGCAGGTCGACGACATCGCCGCGACCTCCAAGACAATGCCTGACTTCCCCGACCGCTGGACCGCGCTGATCTCCTGA
- a CDS encoding Lrp/AsnC family transcriptional regulator: MGDHSPAQRETEAGQTAPAALGSTPSLDEKSKRIIEQLQQDGRRSYSAIARAVGLSEAAVRQRMSRLLQDQVVQIVAVTNPLQVGFPRQAMVHVRTGSDLVGTADRLAEIPEVDYCVVTSGWWDVIVELVCEDDDHLLKVLTKIRQTEGVRETETLTYLSLRKQEYDWGTR; encoded by the coding sequence ATGGGCGATCATTCCCCGGCGCAGCGCGAGACGGAGGCCGGGCAGACCGCACCAGCTGCCCTCGGCTCCACTCCTTCGTTGGACGAGAAGTCAAAGCGGATCATCGAGCAGCTGCAGCAGGATGGGCGCCGGTCCTATTCGGCCATCGCACGGGCGGTCGGTCTTTCCGAGGCTGCGGTCCGGCAGCGTATGTCGCGCCTGCTCCAGGACCAGGTGGTCCAAATTGTCGCGGTCACGAATCCTTTGCAAGTGGGTTTTCCCCGCCAAGCCATGGTGCATGTCAGGACCGGCAGCGACCTCGTCGGAACAGCAGACCGGCTGGCGGAGATTCCTGAGGTGGACTACTGCGTGGTCACCTCTGGCTGGTGGGACGTCATCGTCGAACTGGTCTGCGAGGACGATGACCATCTGCTGAAGGTGCTGACCAAGATCCGGCAGACCGAAGGCGTCCGAGAAACCGAGACGCTGACCTATCTGTCTCTGAGGAAACAGGAATACGACTGGGGGACGCGATGA
- a CDS encoding metal ABC transporter ATP-binding protein, producing MTHPPAAEPMPAAVDSLTAGYPGVTALEEVSFELLPGRITALLGANGSGKSTLFGSLLGLVTPSDGEVLLFGERPTSARKHNRVSYVPQQEAIDTTFPITVEEVVMQGRYSRQGVTRRPSAEDREAVARALEDVQLTDFRQRGVGQLSGGQRKRAFVARALAQAAPLMLLDEPFAGVDRSSEELITAVLHGLRDSGSAVLISTHHLEGVHQLADEVLLLHRRLLASGTPAQVLTEANLARAFGAALGGSTENGDDAEEAAE from the coding sequence ATGACGCACCCCCCTGCCGCGGAGCCGATGCCCGCCGCCGTGGATTCGCTGACGGCCGGGTACCCGGGCGTCACCGCGCTGGAGGAGGTCTCCTTCGAGCTCCTGCCAGGGCGGATCACCGCACTGCTGGGCGCGAACGGCTCCGGGAAGTCGACCCTCTTCGGAAGCCTGCTGGGGCTGGTGACGCCGAGCGACGGCGAGGTGCTCCTCTTCGGCGAGCGCCCGACGTCGGCCCGGAAGCACAACCGGGTCAGCTACGTGCCGCAGCAGGAAGCCATCGACACCACCTTTCCGATCACCGTGGAGGAGGTCGTGATGCAGGGGCGCTACAGCAGGCAGGGCGTGACCAGGCGGCCCTCGGCGGAGGACCGCGAAGCTGTGGCCCGCGCCCTGGAGGACGTGCAGCTGACTGACTTTCGGCAGCGCGGCGTGGGACAGCTCTCCGGGGGGCAGCGCAAGCGCGCTTTCGTCGCCCGGGCGTTGGCGCAGGCGGCTCCGCTGATGCTGCTGGACGAGCCCTTCGCGGGGGTGGATCGCAGCTCCGAAGAGCTGATCACCGCGGTGCTGCACGGCCTGCGCGACTCCGGATCCGCGGTGCTGATCTCCACCCATCACTTGGAGGGCGTCCACCAGCTCGCAGATGAGGTGCTGCTGCTGCACCGTCGCCTGCTTGCCTCCGGAACTCCCGCGCAGGTGCTCACCGAGGCGAACCTGGCCCGGGCCTTCGGCGCCGCGCTGGGCGGCAGCACGGAGAACGGCGACGACGCTGAGGAGGCAGCCGAATGA
- a CDS encoding CrcB family protein, producing MSGVVVLGVAAGGAVGAVSRYLLDRFLPGGLLAANVLGCFGLGLLYGLLVSAAGPGQPTTTILAAGLLGALTTFATVSLRSAQLWLDGSRWAAAGLWLAHAGAGFAAAAAGLLLTA from the coding sequence ATGAGCGGCGTCGTCGTGCTCGGGGTGGCTGCCGGCGGAGCTGTCGGCGCGGTGTCACGCTACCTGCTGGACCGGTTTCTGCCCGGCGGTCTGCTGGCAGCCAACGTGCTGGGCTGCTTCGGGCTGGGGCTGCTGTACGGACTGCTGGTCTCAGCGGCAGGACCTGGGCAGCCGACGACGACGATCCTCGCCGCGGGCCTGCTGGGTGCTCTGACCACGTTCGCGACGGTGTCGCTGCGCTCAGCCCAGCTCTGGTTGGACGGGAGCCGCTGGGCCGCCGCCGGCCTCTGGCTGGCCCACGCAGGAGCAGGGTTCGCAGCAGCAGCCGCCGGTTTGCTGCTCACCGCATAG
- a CDS encoding DoxX family protein, giving the protein MSLVRKAARPLLGAVFIANGVDRLRNAEEAAEQLQPTADEIASMVPQTGAVAQNPKLTNYVLAGVEVTAGAALSIGKLPRLSALVLAGVHTLESCVEYRTAPLETPEDVTAQRKSLLKNLGILGGLGLAAADLAGKPSLTWRAEHIAKTAKKKGANFGERTIQRAEDLGDDAAKQLKSLEKDAKKQFKAAEKKASKTAQSVAKEAEKAKNRTKKKVS; this is encoded by the coding sequence ATGTCCCTGGTCCGCAAAGCTGCCCGCCCTCTGCTGGGCGCGGTCTTCATCGCCAACGGCGTCGACCGTCTGCGCAACGCGGAGGAGGCGGCCGAGCAGCTGCAGCCCACCGCTGACGAGATCGCCTCGATGGTCCCGCAGACTGGGGCTGTTGCGCAGAACCCGAAGCTGACCAATTACGTGCTCGCCGGTGTGGAGGTCACGGCCGGCGCTGCCCTGTCGATCGGCAAGCTGCCGCGGCTGTCCGCCCTGGTGCTGGCGGGTGTGCACACCCTGGAGTCCTGCGTCGAGTACCGGACCGCGCCTCTGGAGACTCCTGAGGATGTCACCGCGCAGCGGAAGTCCCTGCTGAAGAACCTGGGCATCCTGGGCGGCCTGGGCCTGGCCGCTGCGGACTTGGCCGGCAAGCCCTCCCTGACCTGGCGTGCTGAGCACATCGCCAAGACCGCCAAGAAGAAGGGGGCGAACTTCGGCGAGAGGACCATCCAGCGGGCCGAGGATCTGGGCGACGACGCCGCCAAGCAGCTGAAGTCCCTTGAGAAGGACGCCAAGAAGCAGTTCAAGGCTGCCGAGAAGAAGGCCTCCAAGACCGCCCAGTCGGTTGCCAAGGAGGCCGAGAAGGCGAAGAACAGGACCAAGAAGAAGGTCTCCTGA
- a CDS encoding metal-dependent transcriptional regulator: protein MPRTSAQGQSTHAPAATTSVEDYAKTIYGIAEWEGADVTASALAKKLGVSNPSVTLMIKKMAELGLVDHQPYAPIRLTPEGRRLALAMVRRHRLIETWLVNELGYGWDEVHDEAERLEHAVSEVFVDRLDRRLGRPASDPHGDPIPAKDLTMHYPETTRLCQLPGPAEAVVEQVDDAVPEALRVLAEQQVTIGSSVRVLEARDGDVVLAGAGREDFAVPHDVAHAVRVSTAS from the coding sequence ATGCCGCGCACCTCCGCCCAGGGCCAGTCCACGCACGCCCCCGCCGCCACCACCAGTGTGGAGGACTACGCGAAGACTATCTATGGGATCGCCGAGTGGGAGGGCGCGGATGTCACCGCGAGCGCGCTTGCGAAGAAGCTCGGGGTCTCGAACCCGTCGGTGACCCTGATGATCAAGAAGATGGCGGAGCTGGGCCTGGTGGACCATCAGCCCTACGCACCCATTCGTCTCACCCCTGAAGGGCGCCGGCTGGCGCTGGCGATGGTCCGCCGGCACCGGCTGATCGAGACGTGGCTGGTCAACGAGCTCGGCTACGGCTGGGACGAGGTGCACGATGAGGCTGAGCGTCTGGAGCACGCCGTCTCTGAGGTCTTTGTGGACCGGTTGGACAGGCGGCTGGGGCGCCCCGCCTCAGACCCGCACGGCGACCCGATCCCTGCCAAGGACCTGACCATGCACTACCCGGAGACCACCCGGCTCTGCCAGCTCCCCGGCCCTGCGGAGGCGGTGGTGGAGCAGGTCGACGATGCGGTCCCGGAGGCGCTGCGGGTCCTCGCCGAGCAGCAGGTCACCATCGGCTCCTCCGTGCGGGTGCTGGAGGCTCGCGACGGCGACGTCGTGCTTGCCGGCGCTGGGCGTGAGGATTTCGCGGTCCCCCACGATGTGGCGCATGCGGTGCGGGTGAGCACCGCCTCATGA
- a CDS encoding metal ABC transporter permease, translated as MIDAVLTPLQYPFMQNALMVAIIACAVCGMLSAWLVLMGWSLMGEAVANSLLPGVVVAFILGIPLGVGAFVFGLLAVALIGGLGRTTRLKRDTTIGVVFTSLFATGLVLISTVTTSTHLQHILFGNVLGTSRADLYQVAALGALSALVLLVKRRDFTLVAFDPTYARTIGLPVSVLTGTLLVLLALTTVTALQTLGVILVVAVLVIPGATGFLVAKRFTSMLMISTAVGAIAAVIGVYVSYWLDVSTGGSIVLAASAQFVLALAVSRGRSPLGRLLSRRPARLGHPPQAQGSE; from the coding sequence ATGATCGATGCTGTGCTCACACCATTGCAGTACCCGTTCATGCAGAACGCGCTGATGGTCGCGATCATCGCCTGCGCGGTGTGCGGGATGCTCTCGGCCTGGCTGGTGCTGATGGGCTGGTCACTGATGGGCGAGGCGGTGGCGAACTCGCTCCTGCCCGGGGTGGTGGTCGCGTTCATCCTCGGCATCCCTCTGGGCGTGGGGGCGTTCGTGTTCGGGCTGCTGGCGGTGGCGCTGATCGGCGGGCTGGGGCGCACCACCCGGCTGAAGCGGGACACCACCATCGGAGTCGTCTTCACCTCCCTGTTCGCCACGGGGCTGGTGCTGATCTCGACGGTGACGACGTCGACCCACCTGCAGCACATCCTGTTCGGCAACGTGCTGGGCACCTCCCGCGCAGACCTTTACCAGGTGGCGGCATTGGGCGCACTGTCTGCGCTGGTGCTGCTGGTCAAGCGCCGGGACTTCACCCTGGTGGCCTTCGACCCCACCTACGCCCGCACCATCGGCCTGCCGGTGAGCGTGCTGACCGGGACCCTGCTGGTGCTGCTGGCGCTCACGACGGTCACCGCACTGCAGACCCTGGGCGTGATCCTGGTGGTCGCGGTCCTGGTGATTCCGGGAGCCACCGGCTTCCTGGTGGCCAAGCGCTTCACCAGCATGCTGATGATCTCCACCGCGGTGGGCGCGATCGCCGCGGTGATTGGCGTCTACGTCAGCTACTGGCTCGATGTCTCCACTGGGGGGTCCATCGTGCTGGCCGCCAGTGCTCAGTTCGTGCTGGCCCTGGCGGTCAGCAGAGGACGTTCGCCTCTCGGCCGGCTGCTGAGCCGCCGGCCTGCACGCCTGGGGCACCCGCCGCAGGCTCAGGGCTCCGAGTAG
- the rsgA gene encoding ribosome small subunit-dependent GTPase A, which translates to MGKWDSWDESRARVRPNKKGSRPRTKDAPDHKDAEPGRVVQVDRGRYTVSMLDDGRPVTAMRAKAMRRSPDGRTPVVAGDVVGLVGDTSGDEGTLARLVRIEERSSLLLRSADDTDDAERVIVANADQLLIVVAAANPQPRTGFIDRALVAAFDAEIRPILLITKADLAEDAEDPARLVSHYAELNLEIVISARAGGEDGAAGLEPAAVARLRDLLTGHLTALIGHSGVGKSTMVNELTGADRATGGVNAVTGRGRHTSSSAVALTMEPAGLVIDTPGVRSFGLAHVDPDDVLAAFEDLVEGSADCEPGCAHESPSGGCALDAYVEAGHAGEHGLARLDSLRSLLASLAGAEDGPDEKRLGA; encoded by the coding sequence ATGGGCAAATGGGACAGCTGGGACGAGTCGCGGGCGCGGGTCCGACCCAACAAGAAGGGGTCGCGGCCTCGCACCAAGGACGCCCCCGACCATAAGGACGCGGAGCCGGGCCGAGTGGTCCAGGTGGACCGCGGCCGGTACACCGTCTCCATGCTCGACGACGGCCGTCCGGTCACGGCGATGCGGGCCAAGGCGATGCGCCGCTCGCCCGATGGTCGCACGCCGGTGGTGGCCGGAGACGTCGTCGGGCTGGTGGGCGACACCTCCGGCGACGAGGGGACCCTGGCACGCCTGGTGCGGATCGAGGAGCGGTCCTCGCTGCTGCTCCGTTCCGCCGACGACACCGACGACGCTGAGCGGGTCATCGTCGCCAACGCCGACCAGCTGCTGATCGTGGTGGCCGCCGCGAACCCGCAGCCGCGCACGGGGTTCATCGACCGGGCACTGGTGGCGGCCTTCGACGCGGAGATCAGGCCGATCCTGCTCATCACCAAGGCGGATCTGGCCGAGGACGCAGAGGATCCCGCCCGGCTGGTGAGCCACTACGCCGAGCTGAATCTTGAGATCGTCATCTCCGCAAGGGCCGGGGGCGAGGACGGCGCCGCGGGGCTGGAGCCTGCCGCCGTCGCACGCCTGCGGGACCTGCTCACCGGACACCTGACCGCACTGATCGGCCACTCCGGGGTGGGCAAGTCCACGATGGTCAACGAGCTGACGGGGGCTGACCGCGCCACCGGCGGAGTGAACGCGGTGACCGGCCGCGGACGGCACACGTCCTCCTCGGCCGTGGCCCTGACCATGGAGCCCGCGGGCCTGGTCATCGACACTCCGGGGGTGCGCAGCTTCGGGCTGGCGCATGTGGACCCGGATGACGTGCTCGCCGCCTTCGAGGACCTCGTGGAGGGCTCGGCCGACTGCGAGCCCGGCTGCGCCCACGAATCCCCCTCCGGCGGCTGCGCCCTCGACGCCTACGTCGAGGCCGGGCATGCCGGAGAGCACGGTCTCGCCCGCCTCGACAGCCTCCGCAGTCTGCTCGCCTCGCTGGCCGGCGCCGAGGACGGGCCGGACGAGAAGCGCCTGGGCGCCTGA
- the hisN gene encoding histidinol-phosphatase yields MSIASSPYTEDLHLAHLIADSVDSQNMSYFKSLDFEVETKPDLTPVTVADRQAEELIRGQLSRVRGRDAIYGEEYGESGSGPRRWILDPIDGTKNFIRGVPVWATLIALVEHGEPVVGVVSAPALGRRWWAAKDGGAYTGKSLTQAKRLSVSKVSDVQDASFSYSSLDGWRDLGRSRNFLEFTETVWRTRAYGDFWSYCLVAEGAVDIAAEPELELYDMAALVPIVTEAGGRFTSLDGEPGCSGANALATNGLLHDAALSALASDAASPIA; encoded by the coding sequence ATGAGCATCGCCTCCAGCCCGTACACCGAGGATCTGCACCTGGCGCACCTGATCGCCGATTCCGTGGACTCCCAGAACATGTCTTACTTCAAATCCTTGGACTTCGAGGTGGAGACCAAGCCGGACCTCACCCCTGTCACGGTGGCCGACCGGCAGGCTGAGGAGCTGATCCGCGGGCAGCTCAGCCGGGTGCGCGGGCGTGACGCGATCTATGGGGAGGAGTACGGCGAATCCGGCTCCGGGCCCCGGCGCTGGATCCTCGACCCGATCGACGGCACCAAGAACTTCATCCGCGGGGTGCCCGTCTGGGCGACCCTGATCGCTCTGGTGGAGCACGGCGAGCCGGTCGTCGGCGTCGTCTCCGCCCCGGCCCTGGGCCGCCGCTGGTGGGCTGCCAAGGACGGGGGCGCCTACACCGGCAAGTCGCTGACCCAGGCCAAGCGGCTCAGCGTCTCCAAAGTCTCCGACGTCCAGGACGCCTCGTTCTCCTACTCGTCCTTGGACGGGTGGCGCGATCTGGGCCGTTCGCGGAACTTCCTGGAGTTCACCGAGACGGTGTGGCGGACCCGCGCCTATGGGGACTTCTGGTCCTACTGCCTCGTGGCTGAGGGGGCGGTGGACATCGCCGCTGAGCCCGAGCTGGAGCTCTACGACATGGCTGCCCTGGTGCCGATCGTCACCGAAGCCGGGGGACGCTTCACCTCCCTGGACGGCGAGCCGGGCTGCAGCGGCGCGAACGCCCTGGCCACCAACGGCCTGCTCCACGATGCCGCGCTCTCAGCCTTGGCCTCGGACGCCGCGAGTCCCATCGCCTGA
- a CDS encoding fluoride efflux transporter FluC, which yields MMRGAGLVAAVAAAGAAGALLRLAAGQILDEESMRFPWTTFAINIAGSGLLGILVGTVRARRAADWVMPVLGTGLLGSFTTLSAVMLAAAPSLLGDPSLGAGQISPPGAPEMLAYLLISILFGTAAAGFGITLGGAVFGCTAMDCEDQPEAAASDPAWPEALDTGSLPEVKG from the coding sequence ATGATGCGCGGGGCGGGACTGGTTGCTGCCGTGGCTGCGGCGGGGGCGGCGGGCGCCCTGCTGCGGCTGGCGGCCGGGCAGATCCTCGACGAGGAGAGCATGCGCTTCCCCTGGACTACTTTCGCGATCAACATTGCTGGCTCGGGCCTGCTCGGAATACTGGTGGGCACGGTGCGTGCGCGCCGGGCCGCTGACTGGGTGATGCCGGTGCTGGGCACGGGCCTGCTGGGCTCCTTCACCACACTGTCCGCGGTGATGCTGGCGGCGGCGCCGTCGCTGCTGGGCGACCCGTCCCTGGGAGCTGGACAGATCTCTCCCCCGGGCGCCCCGGAGATGCTCGCCTATCTTCTGATTTCGATCCTGTTCGGCACCGCCGCGGCTGGCTTCGGCATCACTTTGGGCGGGGCCGTCTTCGGCTGTACGGCGATGGACTGCGAGGATCAGCCAGAGGCTGCTGCGAGTGACCCCGCCTGGCCGGAGGCGCTGGACACCGGCTCCCTGCCGGAGGTGAAGGGATGA
- a CDS encoding sigma-70 family RNA polymerase sigma factor codes for MTVATLEKPGGVPGPVDSLMMSEPNADAADTRTAPADAEPPAEAELDVSAETALARQARFERDAMQYVDQLYSAAMRMTRNPQDAEDLVQEAYTKAYSAFHQYKPGTNLKAWLYRILTNTYINIYRKRQRQPHQANTDTVEDWQMAQAAEHTSSGLRSAEAEALDHLPDSDVKEALQQIPEEFRLAVYFSDVEGFAYKEIAQIMDIPIGTVMSRLHRGRKLLRSLLADYARERGFNRGEGK; via the coding sequence ATGACAGTGGCCACCTTGGAGAAGCCTGGCGGTGTGCCGGGGCCAGTAGACTCGCTGATGATGAGTGAGCCGAACGCCGACGCCGCCGACACCCGGACCGCGCCCGCGGACGCCGAGCCGCCCGCTGAGGCGGAGCTCGACGTATCCGCCGAGACCGCCCTCGCACGCCAGGCCAGGTTCGAGCGTGACGCCATGCAGTACGTGGACCAGCTCTACTCGGCGGCCATGCGGATGACCCGCAACCCCCAGGACGCCGAGGATCTTGTCCAGGAGGCCTACACCAAGGCCTATTCGGCGTTCCACCAGTACAAGCCCGGCACCAACCTGAAGGCCTGGCTGTACCGGATCCTGACCAATACGTACATCAACATCTACCGGAAGAGGCAGCGCCAGCCCCACCAGGCCAACACGGACACTGTCGAGGACTGGCAGATGGCGCAGGCCGCCGAGCACACCAGCTCCGGGCTGCGCTCCGCCGAGGCCGAGGCCCTCGACCATCTTCCGGACAGTGATGTGAAGGAGGCCCTCCAGCAGATCCCCGAGGAGTTCCGTCTGGCGGTCTACTTCTCTGATGTGGAGGGCTTCGCCTACAAAGAGATTGCCCAGATCATGGATATCCCCATCGGCACGGTCATGTCCCGGCTGCACCGCGGGCGCAAGCTGCTGCGGAGCCTGCTGGCCGACTACGCCCGTGAGCGCGGATTCAACCGTGGGGAGGGAAAGTGA
- a CDS encoding metal ABC transporter solute-binding protein, Zn/Mn family encodes MPNTPWSMRAASAALIAPALTLTACADADDDAADSDIPLVLTTFSVLQDLTAQVGGDAVQVDTIAPVGAEVHEYDPTPADVAAATDAELVIENGLGLEEWFEQFIAQGDAAVVTASEGVEARPITRVPGHPDDQGDAAEMPTDPHAWLSPEKALTYVDNIEAGLAELSPEDAELFAENADALREQLEQLSAEGQERAAAVDGEVYVVSCEGAFSYLAADLGLTEHYLWPLNAEDEGSPHQVEAQIEFVEEHEVETIFCESTVNEGPQQQVAEVTGAQLGDTLYVDSLSEQDGPVPSYADLLEHNIDTLLEAAE; translated from the coding sequence ATGCCTAATACTCCCTGGTCAATGCGGGCTGCCTCTGCCGCTCTGATCGCGCCTGCCCTGACGCTCACCGCCTGCGCCGATGCCGACGATGACGCCGCCGATTCCGACATCCCGCTGGTGCTCACCACCTTCAGCGTGCTTCAGGACCTCACCGCCCAGGTCGGCGGAGATGCGGTGCAGGTCGACACCATCGCGCCGGTGGGCGCGGAGGTCCACGAGTACGACCCCACCCCGGCGGATGTCGCCGCCGCCACCGACGCGGAGCTGGTCATCGAGAACGGACTCGGGCTGGAGGAATGGTTCGAGCAGTTCATCGCCCAGGGCGACGCAGCCGTGGTCACCGCCTCTGAGGGCGTAGAGGCCCGCCCCATCACCCGGGTCCCCGGCCACCCGGATGACCAGGGCGACGCCGCGGAGATGCCCACCGATCCGCACGCCTGGCTCTCCCCGGAGAAGGCGCTGACCTACGTGGACAACATCGAGGCGGGGCTGGCGGAGCTCTCCCCGGAGGACGCGGAGCTGTTCGCCGAGAACGCGGACGCGCTGCGCGAGCAGCTTGAGCAGCTCTCCGCGGAGGGGCAGGAGCGGGCCGCCGCCGTGGACGGCGAGGTGTACGTGGTCTCGTGCGAGGGCGCCTTCAGCTACCTGGCCGCGGACCTGGGCCTCACTGAGCACTACCTCTGGCCGCTCAACGCAGAGGATGAGGGCTCCCCGCATCAGGTGGAGGCGCAGATCGAATTCGTCGAGGAGCATGAGGTCGAGACGATCTTCTGCGAGTCCACGGTCAACGAGGGCCCGCAGCAGCAGGTCGCGGAGGTCACCGGCGCGCAGCTCGGCGATACCCTCTACGTCGACTCCCTCTCCGAGCAGGACGGCCCGGTTCCTTCCTACGCAGACCTGCTGGAGCACAACATCGACACCCTTCTGGAGGCCGCTGAATGA
- the rsrA gene encoding mycothiol system anti-sigma-R factor has protein sequence MSEKISPEQAARAAEAITDCLNCDDDEAQQRLQRIYEYLDGALSYDDIREVRAHLEDCPQCASNYDLECVIRDTVRRCCTEQAPETLKVTILERISTIRTDSGH, from the coding sequence ATGAGTGAGAAGATCAGCCCTGAGCAGGCAGCCCGCGCCGCGGAGGCCATCACCGACTGCCTCAACTGCGACGACGACGAGGCCCAGCAGCGACTCCAGCGCATTTACGAGTACCTCGACGGCGCCCTCTCCTACGATGACATCCGCGAGGTCCGCGCCCACCTGGAGGACTGCCCGCAGTGCGCCTCCAACTACGACCTCGAGTGCGTCATCCGGGACACTGTGCGCCGCTGCTGCACCGAACAGGCCCCAGAGACCCTGAAGGTCACTATCCTGGAGCGCATCAGCACGATCAGGACTGACAGCGGCCACTGA